The genome window ATCACTGCAAGGCCCCTTCCTCATGCAGCTCATTTCCAGCTCCGACCTGTGGGCATTCATCGGCAGCCAAGGTGCCATCACGGCAGGACGTCGCAACCCCGACCATGCGCTCTTCCCCTACTACACGCAGGACAAGTTGTTCGACATGAGTCACTGCTCCGGGTCCTGCATCCATCTACGCGTCACTCCTATCGGCAGCACTACTCCCGTGGCGTGGACCCCATTTTCAGAACCCTGCGCCGCACTGGTTCCCTGCACACGGCGCGTGATCAAGAGCTTCAGTGGCTCCAAAATTGCCCTCGAAGAGCATCACCACGGACTCGGCCTGACGGTTCGCATTACCTGGACAACCAGTAATGCCTATGGCATTCTGCGCCAAACCTCACTCATTCAGAATGAAACCCAGGCTTTGTCAGTCGAGATTCTCGATGGCATGCAAAACATCCTTCCAGCCTCGGTAGACCAACAATTTCAAAACGAATTCTCCATCCTTGTTGATGCCTACAAGCGCAACGAATGGTTTGAACCTGGCCTGGCCACTTATTCCCTCAGTTCTGTACCAACGGATAAGGCCGAACCCAGCGAATCCCTCCGCTGCACCGCTGTCTGGGCAACCGGATTCCCGGGCGAGGGTCAGCTGCTCTGCACCGATCAGGTGCAACGATTCCGCGCAGGGCAAGCACTCCACCCGGAAACGGAAACCCGGGGACGCCGGGGCGCCTATCTTCGATATGCCAGCTTTCGCATGGAGGCGTGCAGTTCTCACAACTGGTGGATGGTCGCAGACATGGATCAGTCCGCAGCCAAAGTGATCCGCACGCGCGAACTCCTGCGCACCGACCGAGACCTCGCACAAAAGATCGAAACGGCCATTCGTGAGGACTGCGACCAACTCTACGCCATGGTCTCGGAAGCCGACGGCATCCAATGCTGCGGCAAAGATCGCAACAATGCACGTCACTTCTCAAACACCCTGTTCAATCTCATGAGGGGAGGCACCTTTCCCCACGGATACAAAGTACCCACACGTGACTTGCTGCAGCACATTCAGCACTGCAACCGCGAAAGTTTCGAACGCCACCAAAGGCGACTGGAGGCCCTGCCCGACGTGATCGAATTGAGCAAGCTCCGCGACACCCTCTCGGAGTTTGCCGGACCCGAACTCACTCGCATTGCCGAAGAATATCTTCCCCTCACCTTCTCACGTCGCCATGGCGATCCGAGTCGCCCCTGGAATCGCTTCAGCATCGACATCAGTGATGACCATGATCAGCCCATTTACGCCTACCAGGGCAACTGGCGGGATATTTTTCAAAACTGGGAAGCATTGCTGCACAGCTACCCGCTCTACACCGATTCGGTAATCTCACGCTTTCTTAACGCAAGCACTGCGGACGGTTACAATCCCTACCGAGTGACCAAATCCGGTTTCGAGTGGGAACGCGAAGAACCCGGCTCTCCATGGTCCAACATCGGGTATTGGGGAGATCATCAGATCGTTTACCTGCTCAAACTCCTGGAGTTCTCAAGCAAGGCACAGCCGACGCACCTTCCCACATTGCTCAATCAGGCACGTTACGCATTTGCAGACGTTCCCTATCGAATCAAGTCCCACGACGAAATCCTGCAAAATGCGCGCAACTCCATATGCTATGACCATGCGTATTCTGATCGCATCGACGCGCGCACCCTGCAAAAAGGATCGGATGGACAACTCTTGCATGATTCCAAGGGTCGCATCCTGCATGCAACCCTCATGGAGAAGTTGCTCATTCCGCTGATCACCAAACTCTCCAATTTCGTGCCTGATGCCGGCATCTGGATGAACACACAGCGCCCGGAATGGAACGATGCAAATAACGCCCTCGCAGGCTATGGAGCCTCGGTCGTCACGCTCGGATACCTGCACCGCTATCTGCAGTTTCTTGAACATTTGCTGCAAACCATGCATCCCGCCGAGTTGCAATTGCATACACCCGTACTGCAGTTGCTCGACAACGTACACGGGATTTTCACCAACCTGAACCCCGAATCCAGACTCTCCGACCGTGAGCGTGGCAGTGCGGTGCATGCACTGGGCAGAGCGGGAACCCTCTATCGCACTAGCTGCTATGATGGATCATTTGGTGAAGCGATCTCTAACACAAACGCAGAGCGCATCCTCGAAGCGTTGCATTGTTTCCGAAAGCATGTCGCCGCAACACTGCGCCACAACCGTCGCGAGGACGCCCTCTACCACGCCTACAACCTGCTGCATTTCCTGCCTGATGGCAGTGTGAGCGTCGAAAATCTCGCACTGATGCTTGAAGGACAGGTATCAATTCTTTCCTCCGGAATTCTGAATCTTGAAGAGTGTGTCGAGCTGACCACTTCGCTGATGGCCAGTGACCTCTATCGCGAAGATCAGCAGAGTTTTCTGCTCTACCCCAATCGATCCCTGCCCAACTTCATCGAAAAGGGCGCGATACCAACATCCGTGCTTGCCGAATACCCCGACGCTGCTCAGCTGCTGCAACGCACTGATTCAGGCCTGGCACAGCAAGGTCCCGACCAGCGTCTGCGCTTCCATGCTTCGTTCCGCAATGCTGGCGACCTGGAAGCTGCCATGCAGCGGCTCAACCTGCCAACCAGGCTGCAAGAGGAAATTCACCGCATCTACGAGGCTACTTTTCACCATCACGCATTCACTGGTCGCTCGGGAACTTTTTTTGCCTACGAAGGACTCGGAAGCATTTATTGGCACATGGTTTCCAAACTGCTCTTGGCCGTTCAGGAAGTGATCCTCCAAAACCCCTCTTCCTCACCAGCCAGATCACGGCTCATCGAACACTATTTCAGCATCCGAAAAGGCATTGGCCTCGACAAGTCACCTGCAGAGTATGGCGCATTCCCAACAGACGCTTACTCACACACTCCAGCACATGCAGGTGCCCAACAACCGGGAATGACCGGGCAGGTCAAGGAGGATTTACTGGTGCGCCTCGGGGAGCTGGGATTGCACATTCGCAACGGATCCCTGCACTTTGAACCCGTACTGTTGCAATGCGATGACTTCACGACGGAATCCATGGAACTGCTTCACGCTGATGACAATCATAAGCTGACGAAACAACCTGTTTCATCCCGAAGTATTGCGTTTACGTTTTGCCACACCCCGATCACCTACCACCTTGACGAAAATGCGCTCAAGACGACCGTTCAAGTTCACTTCAGAGATGGAAGCATCCGTACCATGAAAGAGGCAAAACTCGACACAGCCTTGACAGCTCAGCTCTTTGAACGGAAGGGATTTGTGGAGCACATTACGGTCACCCTTCCCGCCCACCTGCAACACCCAAACCCATCCGCCACTCTCTGAACCACCCTGCCTTTGATTCACCCCGAAACCCATCCTTATGAGCAACACCCCATCTGATTCGCACAACCGGATTTCCACTGTCGAAAAAATCGCCTACGGTTCTGGAGATTCTGCGTCCAATTTCTTTTTTCACACCTTCAACATTTTTCTACTGAGCTACTATGTTGATGTCTTCGGACTCACAGCGGCTGCAGTCGGTACGATGTTTCTGGTCACAAAGCTAGTGGATGCCTTCACCGATATCATCATGGGAATGGTCGCGGATCGCACCAAAACACGGTGGGGACGATTTCGCCCATGGATCCTTTGGATGGCAATCCCTTACGGCATCATCGGCTACTCGATGTTCGCAAACCCTGACCTCTCCTCCAACGGCAAACTGATCTATGCCTACCTCACCTACTCCTTGATGATGCTCGTCTACACCGCGATCAACGTACCCTACTCCTCACTGTTGGGCGTGATCTCTCCCCATTCCAACGAGCGCACCTCCCTGTCGACCTACCGCTTTGTGATGGCCTTTCTGGCGCAATTGCTGATTTCAGCCTTCGTGATTCCTTTGAAAAACTTGCTCGGAGGTGAAAACGAAGCCCTCGGCTACCAGCTCACCATGGCGATTTTTGCGTTCCTGTCGATCGCCTTATGGATGTTCACCTTTGCAAGCACGCGGGAACGCGTACCCGTATCACCAACCCAGAGCAAGGATTTGAAGGGAGATCTCAAGGTTTTGCTGCGCAACGGCCCTTGGCTTGCACTGGTGGTCTGTGGGTTGTTCACCCTGATGATGGTTGCTGTGCGCGGGGGTGCCACCCTGTTTTACATGAAATATTATGCGCAGGTGGATTCTGAACCCGTGTTCTGGATCTTCGACAAAACCTCACTCTTTTTCATGGGCGGAACCGCATCAATGGTGGTGGGAGCTGCCTTCACCAAACTGCTCACCCGGTTTTTCTCGAAAAAGAGTCTCATGCTCGGCCTCTTCGGACTGCACGGACTGATGCTGGGTCTTTTCTTTTTCATACCGCCCGAGATGTACTGGACCATGCTCATCGTCAATACGATTGCAACGCTGATCAATGGCCCAACACCCGCAATTGTCTGGTCCATGTATGCTGACGTTGCGGACTACGGAGAATGGAAGTTTCACCGGCGCACGACGGGCCTGGTCTTTTCCGGGGTCATTTTTTCACACAAGACTGGCCTAGCCATCGGCGCGGGACTCTCTGGCTGGATTCTGAGCTGGTTCGGATTCATTGCCAACCAACCTCAGAGCGACATGGCGATTTTTGGCATCCGCTTCATGTTCACGATTGTTCCCTTTCTGCTGCTGATGATCGCAACCGCCGCCATTCTCTTCTACAAGATCAACACTCCGTTGCTCAGGCAAATCGAGTCCGATCTCGAAGCTCGGCGCAGCAACGACCCCACCCGAACCTAGGTGATTTCCACGAGTGGGCGAAGCCCGCAAACACCTTCGCCCATGAATGCAACCATTCCCATGAAAACTCAAATTTCCATCCTGTTCATCTACTTCGCTGCAAGCCTTGCCTTGGGATTCTCACAGGAAGCTGATCCTGCGCAGGAAGTCAGAGCTCCGGTTCCACTGGAAGTGACTCACCTGCCCATTCCGCAGGACCTCAAGCACCTGCTGATCCAGAAACCCTACGTCGATTTCCTTCTACTGATCGATGAAACGGGTGTCGTGAAAGATTTTGTCGCAACCGCATCGAATCATGCAAAACTGCTTCCACCTGCGCAACGCCTGGTAGAGCGTCTGCACTTTGAGCCTGCACAACAAGAGGGCAAGGCCATTCCGATTCGCCATACCATTCGAATCCACTTTGAAGACTTTCAACAACAGGCATGGAGAGATTCTGGCCAAATACCCATGGGCAGCGTCAGCACGGACGGCACGGGTCGAAAGTTCTTTGACCAGGCACCCAGTGCTTTTGCCTACACTCAATCTGAAGTGACAGAACTCGATGTCCCACTGCAACTGGAACAGGGGACCCTGCGGATTGTGGAGGGTCCTGAAGGCCAACCACCAGCCGGGAGTTGCACGATCGAGTTTTATATCGATTCTGACGGAGTACCGCGCCTGCCGTCCGTGTTGGAATCCGATAGTGAGCTTGCAAGCCTTTCGGGACTCGCAAGCCTGCAAAGCATGCGTTTCAAGCCGCTTCGAAAAGATCTCAACCCCACTTACGTCAAGGTGCGACAGCGTTTTCAGTTTGGAAACACTTCCGCGCAAGAGAAACTTTGATTCACTCTGGTGACACCCGGAT of Puniceicoccaceae bacterium contains these proteins:
- a CDS encoding MFS transporter, translated to MSNTPSDSHNRISTVEKIAYGSGDSASNFFFHTFNIFLLSYYVDVFGLTAAAVGTMFLVTKLVDAFTDIIMGMVADRTKTRWGRFRPWILWMAIPYGIIGYSMFANPDLSSNGKLIYAYLTYSLMMLVYTAINVPYSSLLGVISPHSNERTSLSTYRFVMAFLAQLLISAFVIPLKNLLGGENEALGYQLTMAIFAFLSIALWMFTFASTRERVPVSPTQSKDLKGDLKVLLRNGPWLALVVCGLFTLMMVAVRGGATLFYMKYYAQVDSEPVFWIFDKTSLFFMGGTASMVVGAAFTKLLTRFFSKKSLMLGLFGLHGLMLGLFFFIPPEMYWTMLIVNTIATLINGPTPAIVWSMYADVADYGEWKFHRRTTGLVFSGVIFSHKTGLAIGAGLSGWILSWFGFIANQPQSDMAIFGIRFMFTIVPFLLLMIATAAILFYKINTPLLRQIESDLEARRSNDPTRT
- a CDS encoding energy transducer TonB, which gives rise to MKTQISILFIYFAASLALGFSQEADPAQEVRAPVPLEVTHLPIPQDLKHLLIQKPYVDFLLLIDETGVVKDFVATASNHAKLLPPAQRLVERLHFEPAQQEGKAIPIRHTIRIHFEDFQQQAWRDSGQIPMGSVSTDGTGRKFFDQAPSAFAYTQSEVTELDVPLQLEQGTLRIVEGPEGQPPAGSCTIEFYIDSDGVPRLPSVLESDSELASLSGLASLQSMRFKPLRKDLNPTYVKVRQRFQFGNTSAQEKL